The Solanum lycopersicum chromosome 2, SLM_r2.1 DNA window ACGGGCCGGTTCGGAGATGACGGGGCTAAACTCGTCACCTCCGAATCTGTCTTAGCATGATGCGTTGACGACATTGTTGATTGATCTAATAATTTCTTAAGAAGGAAGAAGAGGAATATAATTGGAGAAATAATAGAGATGAGTAGATCTAGGATACATGATGAGTATATAATGAAGCAGTatcatattgtatttttaattatagtaataGAAAAGTCCAACACCCACGTTGGTCCtagtttgtttatttgttttgtatGCCAAATATTGCGTGAGAGTGCAGTTAATTGAGGGACTGAAGGGCATGGAAATAGGAGACCAAGAGTAACTCTCACAGGAAATAATAAatgttaaaaacattttttttttttagtatcaACTGCCAGTTGgaatttgattatattatgcAGTTTGAGCAAATTTAGACGTACTAcctcactatatatatatatatatatatatatatatatatatatatatatatatatatatatatatatacttgttcattttttctaaaaaaaaaaaaagtaatcgaATTACAATTTTACTAGCTGAGTTTTAATTACTTATTGATTTTTTACTCAAAGAAATAAGTAATTGATTACAATTTTATTAGTTGACTTTTACTCTCTTCCtctcattttatatgttatctgtttttataaataattgatttataatacttatcattttataaaatcaatacataaattatcatattattattttttaatctttgtgAGTTATTAAccttaaaattacatatttgatCAATTTAGAAAACTCAAATAAATGATTGATAGATTTGATTTGGCTTTTATTAGAGGCAATGAACCGGTAccttccttttttttgtttttttcctattctttttACAAATAGAATTGCAGCCACTAATCCGTAATCTAGTGGTCGGGTAAAGAATTATAAGATTTTTGTGTTCAAATTACAGCAAAGGAAAGGCTATTGGATGATTCTTTTTCCCTTTATATTCAAATCTCGATGAATAAAGTTACTTGCGATAAAAAATAACACGTGattatacaattaaaaacaaaataacaagTTCTATTTTAAGTATTCTATAACTAATTACGTGAATTTGATTTGGAGACATGAGATTAGTGAAGACATGATGGTTGCCACTTTTTATTGCTGGGCTGTTATTACGTAGATGTTTCATTTTagatcatattatttattttctgatCCATTTTTCAACTAGGCGTTTTTCACTACTATTAATatactttctttattttataattataagtgaagtgaaaataagaaatattttaatccCTAATTAAATGTCTTGAaggaaaaagtaattttttaatagagTTAACTCCATGAtaattttttggggaaaaaaattctacaccttattttaaaaataaaactaggtAAAGAGGCTGCACTAAggtgaatatttttaattaccAATAATATAGTAGGCAATAGGGGAAAGGACATTAGAAACGAAATGGTAGACCTcgttttataatttcttctcaATCCATGCcacaaaatgagaaaataaaatcCTGGATCGCGAACAATGATTCGATTGATgatgaagaaagagaattttTGGTTCGGTTCCCCACCTTAACGACAGAAAATAGGATTGATCAAATTCTATGTTGGCTGATGCCGCACTCGTGtcggattcttcaaaaatataatacttGCGACACGctccaaaaatacactatttttggagaattcgTTACGCACCCACTGACATTTTTGCATCATAGACAAAATGTACCTATGGAAGGAACATTTAGAAACAAAACGGTGGAATATGACGCATCAATGGATTCATCAATACGAAGGATCCGTTATCCTGTTTACCACAAACAAGTACAATAAGAAAGGTTACATAACTTGCCACAACCGATAGCTCAAACTAGAAAAAACTTTGCAAGAGATCCACAATATGAATAAACTTCGAAAGAAAATCAGTAATAACTTGGATCAACGGGAACCAAAGTGCATGATGAAAAAGTGGAAATTCTAGTGGGACAAAATCAAAGTGAGCAAATtgtaaaaaaggaaaacatcTTTAACAATTCAATCATTTGGTTATGCCACAAAAGCAACCAAGAAAATTTGAACTCACTATTACAAGTGTGACACCCTAAATTTCCACTGCCCTTCAACTGGATCATAAGAAAGAAATTCTGTATCAAGCTCTACTGCTTTCTTAATTAGCATATCTCTGTATTTGTTGACCATTGGTCCATCTCTGTACTCCTTCCCAGTCGAGTTGTTGATGCATCTGACATTAAGGAGAGTTATCTCAGCTGGCCTGTTGAGGCCTTGTCCAACTGGAGGCTTCTTGCTCTCATCCATATAGATAACCACCTCACGATGATTGAACTGGATAGCAGAATCAAGGTCAAACTTCCGGACATCTGTTTCTCCCAAGAACTTGATGCTTCCATACCCATGTCTTCCTATCACAAAGTCCTTCACGTGGCAACAAAAATCAGCTTCTTCCTTCTCCTTGGATAGCAACTCCTCCATAGAAGGAACGGTGTAGTAATCAGCACGTTGAAGCTTTGGGATAATGCCATCCACATCCTTATCATCGCCACAATATCATGATGCATCTCTTCAGGCTCTAACTTGGGCTTGTCACCAACTTTATCTCTGTCATGCATCCCTACATTTTAAACAGAAAAGGGAATTATTACACAATTAAATAGCAAACTTGGTTAGTTTCGTTCTTAATTCTTGGAACTTGTAAAGTAGCAAGTTACATTTTATATCCTTGGATATACTCAAAACAGATAACAAATGATGATTTTTCTAGTGTCCAAAATCTTGTAAATGAATCACCAATCCATGAAATTACTTGGTTTTAGATTTGCACTATTAGAGATTCCAGGCTTTGAGCTTTAACAAAATGGGATCTTGATGGAGCAGACATAAAATGGTACTTGATATTAAGTAATCCACTAAAAAATTACATGTAACAATGATAATTGACTTATGCATCTAATAGAATCCAGCTTAACCAATCAATGAAAGAAAAGCATGATTgcatatatttatcaaaaaagaaagcTTACTGTCCATAGATGAATCAGCCCCCAGTGGAATTCTGAAGTAGGACGAACCTGGTCCCTTGGAATGACGATGGACTTCTGTCCTTAGTACACCAGAAGCGTTTTCTTTATCCATGAAAAGAGTACCtacataaacaaatattatagtCCTGTTAAATCTTCCAGTGTTAAACTTGGATTAGAGGAAAATATGGACTTTGTCCTGTATTTTTTCACCAAAAGGATACCCATACTTGCAATCTTTGCATATGAGTGCAACTTAAACTTTTGGTCCATCAACCAAAGCATGCCCAGGAACTACTAAACATGTCTCGCATAAAATTTTACTTCTCACCTTTGGTTTATCACTTGTAGGTTTGTATTCCTGAGGTGGCAACCTATGCTGACTAAGAGATGAAAGTCGAATTATCAATGGTGCAAGGTTGTTAGAAACCAGCAACCAACAAAAggataatttttaataataccCTACAACGGTTGTTTTCACCTTAAGCATAACCAATATAGTGAAtctaataaaaacataatcacGCCTGATACTTTGAAGAGTTTGTTTGGAATTTGGACAACTATATTGATGTTTATATCTGATTGGAGAAATActgaaatttatttatataaaccTACATGATGCAGtaaaaccaaacaaatataaagcCAAAGTCCAGCAACTAGACCTAATAAATAATCTGTCTTTCAAGGTGCATAGCATTATATCGACTGTAATGAGGTATCCCAGTACATTATgtaactactttttttttttgacaaagatAATGTTGAGGATTATGTAACTACTAGTGAGTATAATTACTTGGTTTGAGACCAATGAACACATCCAGGAGCaacattaattataattacttgTTCAGAAATGTGAAGCTTACAGGTAAACTAGAAATTCCATACCGAATGGATGTTTCCAAAAACGGGTGCTCAACTGAGATTTGGACTGAAGGTTGTGGTTCAGCAGGAGGCATAATTGGTGATGGTTTGACTTCCATGATTCTCGGAAAGTAAGACCTGAAAATAGAAGGTATAGCCGGTGCATGAGAAAGTACAAAAAGAAAGATCTCTGAggcaagaaaaagaagagacaCACAAAAAAAACGATCAGATTAAAAGGGGAGTGTGGTGTAATAACTGaggcaacaaaaataaaagaatgtgaGTGAAGTCTAGAAGTCAAAATTAGGCATTcaataacacacaaaaaaaagtaaaacattAGATAGTTAAGTTTGATACTCACTGTTGGCCATCGACACTTGGCTGCTGACCAACTCCTTGTCCAATTTCTGAGAAACTAGCACCTTCTTACAGGAAACAGGGTCCAGGAGGATCAATTACATTGTTTACAATCCAACATACTGTTGACATCAAAAATAGCAAGATATACTGCACTACGTGTACCTGTTGATGGGCGAGAAACCTTGGTTATTGGAAGTGTTTTTCCAACTTTAGGAGTCATTTCGGGCTGCAGAGGAACAGAGAACAGAGGCTGCAAGAGTAGCAACAACTTAGATGTATAACACCACAATAGAAGAACTTCACCGCTTCTATAGACCACAGGGTGCCTTTTATATTGTTTATGACAGAAAGCAATGACAGAGACATATAACTAAGATCTAATTGGATATACGTTTAGAAACACTTACAGTATTTTGACTCGTCGCAAGTGGAGCGCTTGAAACATTAGAAAGTCCTGGTGGAGTAGGCTGTGACTGCTTTAGGCAGTTCAAGCAAAATGTGGATAGTGGAGCGCCTCCTGTAGTTAAAACAGGTGTGGGAGGAAAATAGTTCTTTTGATCAAAATCAGGGCCTGATGGTACTGCTAACAAAGGATATGAAGAGGGTGAAACTGAACATGGAGATAGAGGGGTAGATGTTGATAAAGACCACGGATTCCTTAATGTAGAAAAGGTGGAGGTAGTGGAAGAACTGGAAGCTGGATTAAAAGGTGCAAATGGACTCGAATGGGTCCACGGAGAAAAAGAAACATTTGAGGCAGTAGATTGCACTCTACTTCCAGTGCCACAAGAGTTTAACAATGATGTGTTTGGGGGAAATATATGGGAAATGGACTGCTGATGTGGCTTCGAAGATGGGTTAGAATTTTCATTTGATAGAGAGTCAATCCCTGCTCTTTCCACTGCAAATGTACTTGGAAAATGGGAATAAACAGGTTGATTAATCAAATGAAGGAGCTTTTAGAGGTCCAAATGCACCCATGAAAgtataaaaaagtaaatgaaatacaAGGTAGATTTCTTTGTAATCTACAGATAAGAATACCTTTA harbors:
- the LOC104644288 gene encoding nuclear pore complex protein NUP98A-like — translated: MEELLSKEKEEADFCCHVKDFVIGRHGYGSIKFLGETDVRKFDLDSAIQFNHREVVIYMDESKKPPVGQGLNRPAEITLLNVRCINNSTGKEYRDGPMVNKYRDMLIKKAVELDTEFLSYDPVEGQWKFRVSHL